In one Chryseobacterium camelliae genomic region, the following are encoded:
- the pheS gene encoding phenylalanine--tRNA ligase subunit alpha, with product MIEKIEELLVEVNSFSTTSKEEIENFRIKYNGKKGILNDFFEKFKEVPNDQKKEFGQKINTLKQAVNVKLEDLKNASASSVIVEKEDLTRPAFPLDLGSRHPISLVKNRIIEIFKSIGFAVADGPEIEDDWHNFTALNLPEYHPARDMQDTFFIEQNPDILLRTHTSSVQIRYMEENQPPIRILSPGRVFRNEAVSSRSHCIFHQIEGLYIDENVSFADLKQTIQFFTTELFGKSKIRLRPSYFPFTEPSAEIDVYWGLNSETDYRITKGTGWLEIMGCGMVDPAVLKNVNIDADKYSGYAFGMGIERIVMLLYQMSDIRMFFENDIRTLEQFKTL from the coding sequence ATGATAGAAAAGATAGAAGAATTACTAGTTGAAGTAAACAGCTTCAGTACCACATCAAAAGAGGAAATTGAAAACTTCCGAATCAAGTACAATGGTAAAAAGGGTATTCTGAACGATTTTTTTGAAAAATTTAAAGAAGTTCCGAACGACCAGAAGAAAGAATTCGGGCAAAAGATCAATACTTTAAAGCAAGCTGTTAATGTAAAGTTGGAGGATTTAAAAAATGCTTCCGCATCTTCTGTTATCGTAGAGAAAGAGGATTTAACAAGACCGGCTTTCCCGTTGGATCTAGGTTCAAGACACCCGATCAGCTTGGTTAAAAACAGAATTATTGAAATCTTTAAATCCATCGGTTTTGCCGTAGCAGACGGACCGGAAATTGAAGATGACTGGCATAACTTTACAGCATTGAACCTTCCGGAATATCACCCGGCAAGAGATATGCAGGATACTTTCTTTATTGAACAGAACCCGGATATTTTACTGAGAACACATACTTCTTCGGTACAGATCCGATATATGGAAGAAAATCAGCCGCCGATCAGGATTTTATCTCCGGGAAGAGTATTCCGTAATGAAGCGGTTTCTTCACGTTCACACTGTATTTTCCATCAGATTGAAGGATTGTATATTGATGAGAATGTAAGTTTTGCAGATCTGAAACAAACTATTCAGTTTTTTACGACTGAACTTTTCGGAAAATCTAAGATCAGATTGAGACCTTCTTATTTCCCGTTCACAGAGCCAAGTGCTGAAATTGATGTATACTGGGGATTAAACTCTGAAACCGACTACAGGATTACAAAAGGAACCGGTTGGTTGGAAATCATGGGTTGCGGAATGGTGGATCCTGCCGTTTTAAAAAATGTAAACATCGATGCCGATAAATATTCAGGGTACGCTTTCGGAATGGGTATTGAAAGAATCGTAATGCTTCTTTACCAAATGAGTGACATCAGAATGTTCTTCGAAAATGATATCAGAACTTTAGAACAGTTTAAAACACTATAA
- a CDS encoding YceI family protein produces MRKKLYLLAIPTLLIASVAVSCSKEKPLTSESNEIATTKDGNQFILDTLNSRVEWKGYKILKSESTSHFGTIKFESGDVTVKEGKLESGKFVADMNSLTSVDLKDDADQLGKLNGHLKSGDFFEVEKFPTASYEITKIAPSAEGDYNTVLEGNLTIKGITKPVSFKANVSVKEGMVSIATEPKDVNRDEFGVKFQTPAANGVIKNEVTLQINVKALEKK; encoded by the coding sequence ATGAGAAAAAAGCTGTATCTATTAGCAATTCCGACTCTGCTGATTGCTTCAGTTGCAGTTTCTTGCAGCAAAGAAAAACCATTAACAAGCGAAAGCAATGAAATTGCAACGACGAAAGACGGGAATCAGTTTATTCTGGATACTCTGAACAGCAGGGTAGAATGGAAGGGATACAAAATTTTAAAATCTGAAAGCACAAGCCATTTCGGAACGATAAAATTTGAAAGCGGTGATGTTACCGTAAAAGAAGGAAAACTTGAAAGCGGAAAATTTGTTGCCGATATGAACTCTTTAACTTCCGTTGATTTAAAAGATGATGCAGATCAGTTAGGGAAATTAAACGGACATCTGAAAAGCGGCGATTTCTTTGAAGTAGAAAAATTTCCTACCGCTTCTTATGAAATTACTAAAATTGCACCTTCTGCGGAAGGGGATTATAATACTGTTTTAGAAGGGAATTTAACGATTAAAGGAATTACAAAACCGGTTTCGTTTAAGGCCAATGTTTCCGTAAAAGAAGGTATGGTAAGCATTGCTACTGAACCGAAAGATGTAAACAGGGATGAGTTCGGGGTAAAATTCCAGACTCCCGCTGCCAATGGAGTGATCAAAAATGAGGTGACGCTCCAGATTAACGTAAAAGCTTTAGAAAAAAAGTAA
- a CDS encoding sulfate/molybdate ABC transporter ATP-binding protein — protein MLLEINNLYFSHTKEKPLFQNLNLRFEAGKIIALAGESGCGKSTLLSLMYGLLDWENGEIIFDGEKLMGPKGNLVPGEADMKFVAQSFDLMPYATVAENVGKFISNINLTQKKETVAELLEVVGLEEYANILPKYLSGGQQQRVAIARALSVLPKLLILDEPFSNLDFPRKIELREKLFSYVKQNKISLIISTHELQDIIPWLDQIIVLQNGRLIQNDNPEETFRSPYNSYVAKLFGEVNIFTETEITDFNIKKFSYYPKEISISEEGIEAEVLESRFAGNYYWNKVKTRNKEIVMYTDEKLTGLVKISFI, from the coding sequence ATGCTATTAGAAATAAACAATTTATACTTCTCACATACAAAAGAAAAACCTCTGTTTCAGAACCTTAACCTGAGATTTGAAGCCGGTAAGATTATCGCATTGGCAGGTGAAAGCGGATGCGGAAAATCAACCTTACTAAGCTTAATGTATGGTCTTTTGGATTGGGAAAACGGAGAAATTATTTTTGATGGTGAAAAACTGATGGGCCCTAAAGGGAATCTTGTCCCGGGAGAAGCTGACATGAAATTTGTTGCACAAAGTTTTGATCTAATGCCTTACGCTACCGTAGCTGAAAATGTTGGGAAATTTATATCCAATATCAATTTGACCCAGAAAAAAGAAACTGTTGCAGAACTTCTTGAAGTAGTAGGTTTGGAAGAATATGCGAATATTCTACCGAAATATCTGAGCGGAGGACAACAACAGAGAGTAGCCATTGCAAGAGCGCTTTCGGTTTTACCTAAACTGCTTATTCTGGATGAACCTTTCAGTAATCTGGATTTCCCCAGAAAAATCGAGCTTCGTGAAAAACTTTTTTCTTATGTGAAACAGAATAAAATTTCTTTAATCATCTCTACTCACGAGCTTCAGGATATTATTCCGTGGCTGGATCAGATTATTGTCCTTCAAAACGGACGGTTAATCCAAAATGACAATCCGGAAGAAACTTTTAGAAGTCCCTACAATTCATACGTTGCTAAGCTTTTTGGCGAGGTAAATATTTTTACGGAAACAGAAATCACAGATTTTAATATCAAAAAGTTCTCCTATTATCCGAAAGAAATCAGCATTTCAGAAGAAGGAATCGAAGCAGAGGTTTTAGAAAGCAGATTTGCAGGGAATTATTATTGGAATAAAGTAAAAACCAGAAATAAGGAGATCGTTATGTATACAGATGAAAAATTAACAGGTTTAGTCAAAATTTCGTTTATCTAA
- a CDS encoding RsmB/NOP family class I SAM-dependent RNA methyltransferase encodes MELIHRNLAIGIHDALQETFFEKNKYADKVIERLLKANRKWGSQDRAVVSEIFYNIIRWKKRLEYYMGEGVKPNNIYKLIIAYLLWSKTNYKKFEEFDGIKIADILTKLKKNTVPTKAIEHSIPDWLAETLEKELGPKWEKEMLALNEQAPTVLRANSLRTTTKELISDLSDENIVSYPIKNYPDAVQLEEKKNVFLTTAFKEGLFEVQDASSQKIGYFLDVKEGQRVVDACAGAGGKTLHLAALMQNKGQIIALDIFEWKLAELKRRAKRAGAHNIETRMIADNKVIKRLHEKADRLLIDAPCSGLGVLKRNPDSKWKIDQDFIDRIKKEQQQILQDYSKMLKKGGKMVYATCSILPSENNLQVDEFIKNNPNFKMIKDEKVMPSEGYDGFYMALIERFS; translated from the coding sequence ATGGAACTTATTCACAGAAACTTAGCGATCGGAATTCACGATGCTTTACAGGAAACATTTTTCGAGAAAAATAAATATGCCGATAAAGTAATCGAAAGGCTTTTAAAAGCCAATAGAAAATGGGGAAGCCAGGACAGAGCCGTTGTTTCTGAAATTTTCTATAATATCATCCGTTGGAAAAAACGTTTGGAATATTATATGGGTGAAGGGGTAAAACCTAACAACATCTACAAGCTTATCATCGCTTATCTTCTTTGGAGTAAAACCAATTATAAAAAGTTTGAAGAATTCGACGGAATCAAAATTGCAGACATTTTAACCAAGCTTAAAAAGAATACCGTTCCTACAAAAGCAATAGAACATTCTATTCCGGACTGGTTAGCTGAAACGCTGGAAAAAGAATTAGGTCCAAAATGGGAAAAAGAAATGCTTGCTTTGAATGAGCAGGCTCCGACAGTTTTGAGAGCAAATTCTTTAAGAACGACGACAAAAGAACTTATTTCAGATCTTTCTGATGAAAATATAGTTTCTTATCCTATCAAAAATTATCCTGATGCAGTGCAATTGGAAGAGAAAAAGAACGTTTTTCTTACCACAGCTTTTAAAGAAGGATTATTTGAAGTTCAGGATGCATCTTCACAAAAGATCGGGTATTTCCTTGATGTAAAGGAAGGACAAAGAGTTGTGGATGCTTGTGCGGGTGCAGGTGGAAAAACACTTCATTTGGCTGCATTGATGCAAAATAAAGGACAAATTATCGCTTTAGATATCTTCGAATGGAAATTGGCAGAATTGAAGCGTCGTGCAAAAAGAGCCGGAGCTCACAATATTGAAACCCGAATGATTGCCGACAATAAGGTCATTAAAAGACTTCACGAAAAAGCGGATAGATTGTTAATTGATGCTCCTTGCTCAGGACTTGGAGTATTGAAAAGAAATCCGGACAGCAAATGGAAAATCGATCAGGATTTCATCGACAGAATTAAAAAAGAACAACAGCAGATTCTTCAGGATTATTCTAAAATGCTTAAAAAAGGAGGGAAAATGGTGTATGCAACATGTTCTATTCTACCTTCTGAAAACAATTTACAGGTTGACGAATTCATTAAAAACAATCCGAATTTTAAAATGATTAAAGACGAAAAAGTAATGCCGAGTGAAGGCTACGACGGATTCTACATGGCTTTAATTGAAAGATTTTCTTAA
- a CDS encoding zinc ribbon domain-containing protein YjdM — MSDTVLCPKCSSEFTYEQDGLMVCSQCFHEWDPAETGNDDKILDINGNELQNGDSVIVMKDLPVKGAPKPVKAGTKVKNIRLRPDSDHNIDCKIDGFGAMALKSEFVKKA; from the coding sequence ATGAGTGATACTGTACTTTGTCCGAAATGTAGCTCGGAATTTACTTATGAGCAGGATGGTTTGATGGTTTGCAGCCAATGTTTCCACGAGTGGGATCCCGCAGAAACAGGAAATGATGACAAAATTTTGGACATCAACGGAAATGAACTACAAAACGGAGATTCGGTGATCGTAATGAAGGATCTTCCGGTAAAAGGAGCGCCAAAACCGGTGAAAGCAGGAACTAAAGTGAAAAATATCCGCTTAAGACCAGATAGTGATCATAATATTGACTGTAAAATTGATGGTTTCGGAGCAATGGCCCTGAAATCAGAATTTGTGAAGAAAGCATAA